One Chryseobacterium indoltheticum DNA segment encodes these proteins:
- a CDS encoding CBS domain-containing protein, whose amino-acid sequence MFIKDYISKDFPCFHLTDSIESARETLEAFGYTHIFIKKSHHFYGAIAKDFLYEEEGALKNLEHQIERFAILEDNNIMDSIRLFYTFNANIIPVINKNEKYLGYICCDDVFQTFSKYPLFSETGAILTIETPARKYSMTEIANIVESNNSKFYGGFISFMSDEVIHVTIKISNENLSSIDATFDRYDYRIVEKYYSDEKTDLFKDRLGFLQKFIEI is encoded by the coding sequence ATGTTTATCAAGGACTATATCTCAAAAGATTTTCCGTGTTTTCATCTGACTGACTCTATCGAATCGGCTAGAGAAACCCTAGAAGCATTTGGATATACACATATTTTCATCAAAAAATCACACCACTTTTATGGTGCCATCGCCAAAGACTTTCTGTATGAAGAAGAAGGAGCTTTAAAAAACCTTGAGCATCAGATTGAGCGGTTTGCGATTTTGGAGGACAATAATATTATGGACAGCATCCGGTTGTTTTATACATTCAATGCCAACATAATTCCTGTGATCAACAAAAATGAAAAATATCTGGGATACATATGTTGTGACGATGTTTTTCAGACCTTTTCAAAATATCCTCTGTTTTCGGAAACCGGTGCTATTCTTACGATAGAAACTCCGGCCAGAAAATATTCGATGACAGAAATTGCAAATATTGTCGAAAGCAACAATTCTAAGTTCTATGGCGGATTTATCAGTTTCATGTCAGATGAAGTAATTCACGTCACCATCAAAATCAGTAACGAAAATTTGTCTTCAATTGATGCTACTTTTGACCGTTATGATTACAGAATTGTAGAAAAATATTATTCTGATGAGAAAACAGATCTTTTCAAAGACCGTTTAGGTTTTTTACAAAAATTTATCGAAATATAA
- a CDS encoding endonuclease III domain-containing protein, translating to MTKKQRAALIQSELEKLYPEVPIPLDHTDAYTLMVAVALSAQTTDKKVNQVTPDLFAVAGTPQRMAKLEEFQIKELIKEIGLSNTKAKNLKRMAELLLERHNGVVPQTYEELEALPGVGHKTASVVMSQGFGFPAFPVDTHIHRLMTQWKLTSGKNVVETEKDAKNLWKEEVWNKLHLQIIFYGREYSPARGKGEKDFLTKMLFEEKEIN from the coding sequence ATGACAAAAAAGCAAAGAGCGGCGCTCATTCAGTCAGAATTAGAAAAATTATATCCTGAAGTTCCTATTCCGCTGGATCATACCGACGCCTATACTTTAATGGTTGCAGTTGCGCTTTCCGCACAGACGACAGATAAGAAAGTGAATCAGGTGACGCCTGATCTTTTCGCTGTTGCAGGAACACCTCAAAGAATGGCCAAACTAGAAGAGTTTCAAATTAAAGAACTGATTAAAGAAATCGGACTCTCCAATACAAAAGCGAAGAATCTGAAAAGAATGGCGGAGCTTTTACTCGAAAGACATAATGGAGTAGTGCCTCAAACTTACGAAGAACTCGAAGCGCTTCCAGGAGTTGGCCACAAAACGGCTTCTGTAGTCATGAGCCAAGGCTTTGGTTTTCCTGCTTTTCCGGTTGATACGCATATTCACAGATTGATGACGCAATGGAAATTGACTTCCGGAAAAAACGTTGTAGAAACTGAAAAAGATGCCAAAAATCTGTGGAAAGAAGAGGTTTGGAATAAACTTCACCTTCAGATTATTTTCTACGGACGAGAATATTCTCCCGCAAGAGGAAAGGGTGAGAAAGATTTTCTCACTAAAATGTTATTCGAAGAAAAGGAAATAAATTAA
- a CDS encoding DUF6973 domain-containing protein — translation MRTFKVVLSTIRSMSLKKIFKLSSAVLPHPLFSVLSFYATLKAFSIAQKLYPKTASKNGEGNAFRHSLWCCLIMMYCSKVSSPEKALDFCKKITDLHEELFPNEPLETKMDLHNNKIGMDYFMELLPGIHRQFFEKSFFIKELQKKTANAKILKNLDDNFEGEMVYLDEK, via the coding sequence ATGAGGACATTTAAAGTTGTTTTAAGCACCATCAGATCAATGAGTTTAAAGAAAATTTTTAAACTCTCATCCGCCGTTTTACCCCATCCTCTTTTTTCTGTTTTAAGTTTTTATGCAACATTAAAAGCTTTTTCTATTGCACAGAAACTTTACCCAAAAACGGCATCTAAAAACGGTGAAGGTAATGCCTTCAGACATTCGCTTTGGTGTTGTCTGATCATGATGTATTGCAGCAAAGTATCTTCGCCAGAAAAAGCATTAGATTTCTGCAAAAAAATTACAGATCTTCACGAAGAATTATTTCCGAATGAACCTTTGGAAACCAAAATGGATCTCCACAACAACAAAATAGGAATGGATTATTTCATGGAACTTCTTCCGGGAATTCACCGCCAGTTTTTTGAAAAAAGCTTCTTCATTAAAGAGCTACAAAAGAAAACTGCTAATGCCAAAATTTTGAAAAACCTGGACGATAATTTTGAAGGAGAAATGGTTTATTTGGATGAAAAATAA
- the accD gene encoding acetyl-CoA carboxylase, carboxyltransferase subunit beta, producing MAFDWFKRKAQNITTSTDDKKDVPKGLWHQTPSGKVVEHDELKRNNYVSPEDGFHVRIGSAEFFDILFDEGKFTELDANVESIDMLSFKDTKSYTDRLKEVKAKTKLTDSIRNAVGTVNGTEMVVSCMDFAFIGGSLGSVMGEKIRRAIDYCIEKRLPYMIICQSGGARMQEATYSLMQLAKVQAKLAQLSEAGLLYIAYLCDPTFGGITASFAMTADIIMAEPKALIGFAGPRVIRETIGRDLPEGFQTSEFLQEKGFVDFIVKRTEIKEVVAKTINLLAAKA from the coding sequence ATGGCATTCGACTGGTTTAAAAGAAAAGCACAAAATATTACCACTTCTACAGATGATAAAAAAGATGTACCAAAAGGTCTTTGGCATCAGACTCCGTCAGGAAAAGTTGTAGAACACGATGAGTTGAAAAGAAACAATTATGTTTCACCTGAAGACGGATTTCATGTACGAATCGGAAGTGCAGAGTTTTTTGACATCCTTTTTGACGAAGGAAAATTCACTGAGCTAGACGCGAATGTGGAAAGTATTGATATGCTTAGTTTCAAAGATACCAAGTCTTACACCGACCGTTTAAAAGAAGTAAAAGCAAAAACAAAACTTACTGATTCTATCAGAAATGCGGTAGGAACTGTAAACGGAACCGAAATGGTAGTTTCTTGTATGGATTTTGCTTTTATCGGAGGATCTTTAGGTTCTGTGATGGGTGAAAAAATCAGAAGAGCAATTGATTACTGTATCGAAAAAAGACTTCCGTACATGATTATTTGTCAGTCCGGAGGTGCAAGAATGCAAGAAGCAACGTATTCTTTGATGCAATTGGCAAAAGTACAGGCAAAACTAGCTCAGCTCTCAGAAGCCGGGCTTTTATACATCGCTTATCTTTGTGACCCTACTTTTGGCGGAATTACCGCATCATTTGCAATGACTGCAGATATTATCATGGCTGAACCAAAAGCTTTGATCGGATTTGCAGGGCCAAGAGTTATCCGTGAAACAATTGGTAGAGATTTACCGGAAGGTTTCCAAACCTCAGAATTTTTACAGGAAAAAGGTTTCGTAGATTTTATTGTAAAAAGAACAGAAATAAAAGAAGTTGTTGCTAAAACAATAAATCTTTTGGCTGCGAAAGCATAA
- a CDS encoding ferric siderophore ABC transporter substrate-binding protein has translation MRGYTINRDEENKDKIKSAVLSIIIWSAILLFVFIYKMKPTERAKEPEVITTMLVNFGDNRNGAGIDEPANQEGSLAAEAIEKAPEPSENVVSEPKTVVVSDPKPESKKTEVKDKIITGTNTKVTAPKKEDSKTNKKSTASSTTKSTKSSATTANSKTGKGDGKGAAAIGNLIKGRGTKAGSQGTGTGIGNNGDPLGGDGNGDSKVGIDRRLIGYIPGTMGRGGAQPSHNCSASGSITIAYTVDKAGNISSARRAGGISDPCVVSTSVAWVKKYVKAEKASVSSTGTYSITF, from the coding sequence ATGAGAGGTTATACGATAAATAGAGACGAAGAAAATAAAGATAAGATAAAAAGTGCGGTGCTTTCTATCATTATCTGGTCTGCTATTTTGTTATTCGTTTTCATCTATAAAATGAAACCTACTGAGCGTGCGAAAGAACCCGAAGTGATTACTACAATGCTCGTGAATTTTGGCGATAACCGAAACGGAGCAGGAATCGACGAACCAGCGAATCAGGAAGGAAGTCTGGCAGCAGAAGCGATAGAAAAAGCTCCCGAACCTTCTGAAAATGTTGTTTCTGAGCCTAAAACAGTTGTTGTTTCAGATCCAAAGCCGGAATCAAAGAAAACTGAAGTTAAAGACAAAATCATTACCGGAACCAATACCAAAGTTACAGCTCCGAAAAAAGAAGATTCTAAAACCAATAAAAAATCAACGGCAAGTTCGACGACGAAAAGCACAAAAAGTTCAGCAACAACAGCCAATTCTAAAACTGGAAAAGGCGACGGGAAAGGAGCTGCTGCCATCGGAAACCTAATTAAAGGTCGTGGAACAAAAGCCGGCAGCCAAGGAACAGGAACGGGAATCGGGAATAATGGCGATCCTTTAGGCGGAGATGGAAACGGCGACAGCAAAGTAGGAATTGACCGTCGATTGATAGGCTACATTCCCGGAACAATGGGAAGAGGAGGTGCTCAGCCAAGCCACAATTGCTCAGCAAGCGGATCGATTACCATTGCTTATACTGTAGATAAAGCGGGAAATATTTCTTCTGCAAGAAGAGCAGGTGGAATATCAGATCCTTGTGTGGTTTCAACATCTGTTGCATGGGTTAAAAAATACGTGAAAGCTGAAAAAGCCAGCGTATCATCCACCGGAACGTACAGTATTACATTCTAA
- a CDS encoding nucleoside recognition domain-containing protein has translation MVLSRIWSAFIIIAITIASIKYISSSHYKTIFNDMVVGKGGDTVQIATQNMTTLSPIVRDSLKKKPDFADSRIHYKTDSLQQNVQVYRVQEADGVIGTSETAVKICLGLIGIMTLFMGFMSIAEKAGGINLLSRLIQPFFSKLFPEIPKNHPAFGHMLMNFSANLLGLDNAATPFGLKAMESLQTLNPNKDTASNSQIMFLCLHAGGMTLIPVSIIAIRASMGSKTPTDIFLPCMIATFAATLAAMIFVSLYQKINLLKPVVLAYVGGISALIALLVVYLVQLSKNELDDFSKVLSNGLILFIFIAIVLGAVYKKINVFDAFIEGAKEGFWTCVKIIPYLVGMLIAISLLRTSGVFDVIIDGMKWVANVANLDARFVDGLPTALIKPLSGSGARGMMVDTMATFGADSFQGKLAAVLQGSSDTTFYVIAVYFGAVAVKNTRYTVVAMLLADLVGVITAIGLAYLFFA, from the coding sequence ATGGTTCTCAGCAGAATTTGGTCGGCTTTCATCATCATCGCCATTACAATTGCAAGTATAAAATATATTTCGTCAAGCCATTACAAAACCATTTTCAATGATATGGTTGTAGGAAAAGGCGGCGACACCGTACAAATTGCTACTCAGAATATGACCACGCTCTCTCCAATTGTAAGAGACAGCCTGAAGAAAAAACCTGATTTTGCAGACAGCAGAATTCATTATAAAACAGATTCTTTACAACAGAATGTACAGGTTTACAGAGTTCAGGAAGCAGACGGAGTCATTGGAACTTCTGAAACTGCCGTTAAAATCTGTCTTGGATTGATCGGAATCATGACCCTTTTCATGGGATTCATGAGTATTGCGGAAAAAGCTGGCGGAATCAATCTTTTAAGCCGATTGATACAACCATTTTTCTCCAAATTATTTCCTGAAATTCCAAAAAACCACCCCGCTTTCGGTCATATGTTGATGAATTTTAGCGCCAATCTTTTAGGTTTAGATAATGCAGCCACTCCGTTTGGTCTAAAAGCGATGGAAAGTTTACAGACTTTAAATCCTAATAAAGATACCGCGAGTAATTCACAAATCATGTTTCTTTGTCTTCACGCAGGTGGAATGACATTGATTCCGGTTTCTATCATTGCGATCAGGGCTTCGATGGGATCAAAAACACCGACTGATATTTTCCTTCCTTGTATGATCGCGACATTTGCGGCGACTTTAGCGGCAATGATTTTCGTTTCATTATATCAAAAAATAAATCTATTAAAACCTGTTGTTCTTGCTTACGTTGGAGGAATTTCAGCATTAATTGCGCTTCTGGTTGTTTATTTAGTTCAATTGAGCAAAAATGAACTGGATGATTTCAGCAAGGTTTTAAGCAACGGTTTGATTTTATTTATTTTTATTGCAATTGTTCTCGGAGCAGTTTACAAAAAAATCAATGTTTTTGATGCTTTTATTGAAGGCGCAAAAGAAGGTTTCTGGACCTGTGTAAAGATTATTCCTTATTTAGTAGGAATGCTGATTGCGATTTCTCTATTAAGAACTTCAGGCGTTTTTGATGTGATTATTGATGGAATGAAGTGGGTTGCCAATGTTGCGAATTTAGACGCAAGATTTGTGGACGGTCTTCCAACTGCATTAATCAAACCTTTATCCGGTTCAGGAGCGAGAGGAATGATGGTTGATACGATGGCAACTTTCGGAGCGGACAGTTTTCAGGGAAAATTAGCAGCTGTTCTTCAAGGAAGCTCAGATACGACGTTTTATGTGATTGCAGTATATTTCGGAGCAGTAGCTGTAAAGAATACGAGATACACCGTTGTTGCTATGCTTTTGGCCGATTTGGTGGGTGTGATTACTGCAATTGGGTTGGCGTATTTGTTTTTTGCTTAA
- a CDS encoding NAD kinase has product MKAAIYSQKKDLDTFLYLSKFISELESRGVKSVLFDEMAEALQFSKIFETFGNKQDLIDKEVDLFFTFGGDGTIVNSLTFIEDLEIPVVGVNTGRLGFLASFTKEEAFKELDSILKGDVKTSRRSVIEVVSPKSDEFFPYALNDVTISRKETTSMVTVDSYINNEFLNVFWGDGVIVSTPTGSTAYSLSCGGPIISPNNENFVITPIAPHNLNVRPLVVNDKVEIKFKVESRVPQYSLSLDSRLIHIETDKEIVIKKASFQLLLVQPNNLSFYETIRQKLLWGRDKRN; this is encoded by the coding sequence ATGAAGGCAGCCATATATTCTCAGAAAAAAGATCTTGATACTTTTTTATATTTAAGCAAATTTATTTCTGAACTGGAAAGCAGAGGCGTAAAATCTGTTTTGTTTGACGAAATGGCAGAAGCACTTCAATTTTCAAAAATATTTGAGACTTTTGGCAACAAACAGGATCTTATCGACAAAGAAGTTGATCTTTTTTTCACTTTCGGTGGCGATGGAACGATTGTAAATTCTTTAACTTTCATTGAAGATCTTGAAATTCCCGTTGTAGGTGTCAATACCGGAAGACTCGGTTTTTTGGCAAGTTTCACCAAAGAAGAGGCCTTCAAAGAACTTGATTCTATCTTAAAAGGCGATGTTAAAACAAGCCGAAGATCTGTAATTGAAGTTGTTTCACCAAAATCTGACGAATTTTTCCCGTACGCTTTAAATGATGTGACTATTTCCAGAAAAGAAACCACTTCAATGGTGACGGTAGATTCTTATATCAATAATGAGTTTCTGAATGTTTTTTGGGGCGATGGTGTTATTGTTTCTACTCCGACAGGTTCTACAGCGTATTCCCTAAGTTGTGGCGGACCGATCATTTCTCCCAATAACGAAAACTTTGTCATCACTCCGATTGCTCCGCACAATTTGAATGTAAGGCCGTTGGTTGTTAACGATAAAGTGGAAATTAAATTTAAAGTAGAAAGCAGAGTTCCTCAATATTCTCTATCATTAGATTCAAGATTAATACATATAGAAACCGATAAGGAAATTGTGATAAAAAAAGCAAGTTTTCAACTATTATTGGTACAGCCCAACAATTTAAGCTTCTACGAAACCATTCGCCAAAAGCTACTTTGGGGACGTGATAAAAGAAATTAG
- a CDS encoding MotA/TolQ/ExbB proton channel family protein, producing the protein MLLTELTQILFAQVAVPTVPVEKLEFSFWNILFHGGAFAKIVMVTVLLLGVFSVYLFFERFFFIKRMTSKTDSNFMNNIEDFIRDGKIEAAADYCKTQNSPESRILEKGISRLGRPVSDIVSAMESQAQIEVANMEKNLNLLAVVPSIAPMLGLLGTVIGMIIAFFDLSHAEGAFSPKTLSEGIYTALGQTAVGLAVAIPANFFYNILLTRIDKFVLRTQNVSGEFLDIINKPL; encoded by the coding sequence ATGCTGTTAACGGAACTTACTCAGATTTTATTTGCACAGGTCGCTGTACCTACTGTACCTGTAGAAAAGCTTGAATTTTCTTTTTGGAATATCCTTTTTCATGGTGGTGCTTTCGCTAAAATAGTGATGGTAACTGTTTTGTTATTGGGAGTTTTCTCTGTTTATCTTTTTTTTGAGAGATTTTTCTTTATTAAAAGAATGACTTCAAAAACTGATTCTAATTTTATGAATAACATCGAAGATTTCATCCGAGACGGAAAGATAGAAGCAGCAGCAGATTATTGTAAAACACAGAATTCACCAGAATCCAGAATTTTAGAAAAAGGGATTTCAAGATTAGGAAGACCGGTTTCTGATATCGTAAGCGCAATGGAATCTCAGGCCCAGATCGAAGTTGCCAACATGGAGAAAAACTTAAACCTTTTGGCAGTTGTACCAAGTATTGCACCGATGTTGGGACTTTTGGGAACGGTAATCGGGATGATTATTGCATTCTTTGATTTGTCTCACGCTGAAGGAGCTTTCTCTCCAAAAACTTTGTCTGAAGGTATTTATACCGCTCTTGGACAAACCGCAGTTGGTTTGGCAGTGGCAATTCCGGCAAACTTTTTCTATAATATTTTGTTGACAAGAATTGATAAATTCGTTCTGAGAACTCAGAATGTTTCCGGAGAATTTTTAGACATTATCAATAAACCTTTATAA
- the fbaA gene encoding class II fructose-bisphosphate aldolase — MSRIFPAGVATGQLVTDIFQYAKENKFALPAVNVIGSSNVNAVMETAAKLNSPVIIQFSNGGASFNAGKGLSNDAQKSAILGGIAGAKHIHTLAEAYGATVILHTDHAAKKLLPWIDGLMDANEEFYKQTGKSLYSSHMLDLSEESLEENLEISAQYFERMAKMQMTLEVEIGVTGGEEDGVDNSSVDNSLLYTQPEDIAYTYEKLKAVSDNFTIAAAFGNVHGVYKPGNVVLTPKILDNSQKFVQEKFGTVEKPINFVFHGGSGSSLEEIREAIDYGVIKMNIDTDLQFAYTEGIRDYMIENVEYLRTQIGNPEGEEKPNKKFYDPRGWIRKGEETFSKRLVRAFEDLNNVNTLK, encoded by the coding sequence ATGAGCAGAATTTTCCCGGCAGGAGTTGCCACAGGTCAGTTAGTTACAGATATTTTTCAATATGCTAAAGAAAACAAATTTGCATTGCCTGCAGTGAACGTTATCGGTTCTAGCAACGTAAACGCAGTAATGGAAACTGCAGCAAAACTAAATTCACCTGTAATCATTCAGTTTTCTAACGGTGGAGCATCTTTCAACGCTGGAAAAGGACTTAGCAATGACGCTCAGAAATCAGCTATTTTAGGTGGTATCGCAGGAGCTAAACATATTCATACCCTTGCTGAAGCTTACGGAGCGACAGTAATTTTACATACAGATCACGCTGCAAAAAAATTGTTGCCGTGGATCGATGGTTTGATGGATGCTAACGAAGAATTCTACAAGCAAACAGGAAAATCTCTTTACTCTTCTCACATGCTTGATCTTTCTGAAGAATCTTTAGAAGAAAACCTTGAGATTTCTGCACAATATTTCGAAAGAATGGCAAAAATGCAGATGACTTTAGAAGTTGAGATCGGGGTTACTGGAGGTGAAGAAGACGGTGTAGACAATTCTAGTGTAGATAACTCTTTATTGTATACACAACCTGAAGACATCGCTTACACTTACGAAAAACTGAAAGCAGTTTCTGATAATTTTACTATTGCAGCAGCATTCGGAAATGTGCACGGAGTTTACAAGCCAGGAAACGTAGTTCTTACTCCAAAAATCCTTGATAATTCTCAGAAATTTGTTCAGGAGAAATTCGGAACTGTTGAGAAGCCAATTAATTTTGTATTCCACGGTGGTTCGGGTTCTAGTTTAGAAGAAATCAGAGAAGCGATTGATTATGGGGTAATTAAAATGAATATTGATACCGATCTTCAGTTTGCTTACACAGAAGGAATCAGAGATTATATGATCGAGAATGTAGAATATCTAAGAACTCAGATCGGAAATCCTGAAGGAGAAGAAAAGCCTAACAAAAAATTCTATGACCCAAGAGGGTGGATCAGAAAAGGAGAAGAAACTTTCTCTAAGAGATTGGTTAGAGCTTTTGAAGATTTAAATAACGTAAATACTTTAAAATAA
- a CDS encoding ExbD/TolR family protein, whose product MKIQRRNKAHPEFSLAAMTDVILLMLIFFMITSSAANQSAIDVKLPQTGSVDNNIPNPMTVSVKPDGSYFVNDTPVSRELVEQTIVNDLQSKSAKSFTIRADESTMHKDVVFLMEIAEKHKFNIAIATVKE is encoded by the coding sequence ATGAAAATTCAGAGAAGAAATAAAGCGCATCCGGAATTCAGTTTAGCAGCGATGACAGACGTTATTTTGCTGATGTTGATTTTCTTTATGATTACCTCTTCAGCGGCTAATCAAAGTGCAATTGATGTAAAACTTCCACAAACAGGAAGCGTAGATAACAATATTCCGAATCCGATGACGGTAAGTGTAAAACCGGACGGATCGTATTTTGTAAATGATACACCGGTAAGCAGAGAATTGGTGGAACAAACTATTGTAAATGATCTTCAAAGCAAATCTGCAAAATCATTTACCATCAGAGCAGATGAGAGCACAATGCATAAAGACGTTGTTTTTTTAATGGAAATTGCAGAAAAGCATAAATTTAATATTGCAATTGCAACGGTAAAAGAATAA
- a CDS encoding DinB family protein, producing MTESIKSLFTRDLNQLKKEIESYQNEEAIWKIDKDILNSAGNLSLHLVGNINHFIGAILGNSGYVRNRELEFSLKNIPKTELILQIEKTIEVVHSSLDQLSEEDLKKEYPIQALGYPMTTEYFLIHLFGHLNYHLGQINYHRRLLGVE from the coding sequence ATGACAGAAAGCATAAAATCATTGTTCACAAGAGATTTAAACCAATTAAAAAAAGAAATAGAATCATATCAAAACGAAGAAGCCATTTGGAAAATCGATAAAGATATTCTGAATTCTGCAGGAAATTTATCTCTTCATCTGGTTGGAAATATTAATCATTTTATTGGTGCAATTTTGGGAAATTCAGGGTATGTGAGAAACAGAGAACTTGAATTTTCATTAAAAAACATTCCAAAAACCGAATTGATTCTGCAAATTGAAAAAACTATCGAAGTCGTGCATTCTTCGCTTGATCAATTATCAGAAGAAGATTTGAAAAAAGAATATCCTATTCAAGCTTTAGGCTATCCAATGACGACAGAATATTTTCTGATTCATTTGTTTGGACATTTAAATTATCATTTGGGGCAGATCAATTATCATAGAAGATTGTTGGGTGTAGAGTAA
- a CDS encoding DUF885 domain-containing protein produces the protein MKNILFKTIIGLGLAVSISSCKKSDSPLTKVTPTNIDSIASNYYEQYLKLYPLEATSQGDLRYNDQLPINIDKDFILGEVAFYNSIQKQLENVDYKSLSDDDKVVYDVLDYTLKDKIEAYAYHPEYIPFSQFTGLPLNFPLYGSGQGSQPFNTEKDYEDWLKRMEKFPEWMDAAADNFREGINNKVVLPKKLVIKMIPQMKAEEIITPDVEKNIFYGPVKNFPKTFSKEQKEKFTKLYKEAIAKNIIPAYTKMGAFLEKEYLPKARETDGYNSLPNGDNIYRYYAKSWTTTNKTPEEINKIGQQQVAMLRGEMEKVKQQVGFTGTLEEFINSVKTDPKAMPYKTSKEVLDGFNGILAKITPKLKTMFSVTPKTKFEIRQTEKFREASASAEYIQGTPDGKRPGIFYMPLPDPSKFNVTSGMESLFLHEAIPGHHYQVSLQQENTKLPKFMRFGWFGAYGEGWAHYCETLGPEFGLYTDPYQKMGYLSDQMLRAVRLVVDTGIHTGKMTREDAITYFLNNIAYDEAGATAEVERYMAMPGQALGYKIGSLRIRELREKYQKELENKFNLAKFHDEILSQGCLPLDVLNRKMELWAKKQK, from the coding sequence ATGAAAAATATTTTATTTAAAACCATAATCGGCCTCGGTCTAGCGGTGAGCATTTCGTCATGCAAAAAATCAGATTCACCGTTAACGAAAGTTACCCCGACCAATATAGATTCTATTGCATCGAATTATTATGAGCAATATCTAAAGCTTTATCCTTTAGAAGCTACTTCACAGGGAGATTTGAGGTATAACGATCAACTTCCGATCAACATTGATAAAGACTTCATTTTGGGTGAAGTTGCTTTTTATAATTCAATTCAGAAACAGCTTGAAAATGTAGATTATAAAAGCCTTTCAGACGATGATAAAGTGGTTTATGATGTGTTGGATTATACTCTAAAAGATAAAATTGAAGCGTATGCTTATCATCCGGAATACATTCCTTTCAGCCAGTTTACAGGTTTGCCGTTAAATTTCCCTCTGTACGGTAGCGGACAGGGAAGCCAGCCCTTCAATACAGAAAAAGACTATGAAGACTGGTTAAAAAGAATGGAGAAATTCCCAGAATGGATGGATGCAGCTGCAGATAATTTCCGCGAAGGAATAAATAATAAAGTTGTTCTTCCCAAAAAATTGGTGATAAAAATGATTCCTCAAATGAAAGCCGAAGAAATCATTACACCTGATGTTGAGAAAAATATTTTCTACGGACCTGTAAAAAACTTTCCAAAGACTTTTAGTAAAGAACAGAAAGAGAAATTTACCAAACTGTATAAAGAGGCAATTGCAAAAAATATCATTCCTGCATACACAAAAATGGGTGCATTTCTGGAGAAAGAATATTTACCTAAAGCCAGAGAAACAGACGGTTACAACAGTCTTCCTAATGGAGATAACATTTACAGATATTACGCTAAAAGCTGGACAACAACCAATAAAACACCTGAGGAAATCAACAAAATAGGCCAACAACAAGTTGCTATGCTTCGTGGCGAAATGGAAAAAGTAAAGCAACAAGTTGGTTTCACTGGAACGCTTGAAGAATTTATTAATTCAGTAAAAACAGATCCGAAAGCAATGCCTTACAAAACCTCAAAAGAAGTTTTAGACGGATTCAACGGGATTTTAGCCAAAATAACTCCGAAGCTGAAAACCATGTTCAGTGTAACGCCAAAAACTAAGTTTGAGATCAGACAAACCGAAAAATTCAGAGAAGCAAGCGCAAGTGCAGAATACATCCAGGGAACTCCCGACGGAAAAAGACCGGGAATTTTCTACATGCCTCTTCCTGATCCATCGAAATTCAACGTTACTTCAGGAATGGAATCTCTGTTTTTGCACGAAGCAATTCCCGGACATCATTATCAGGTTTCTCTGCAACAGGAAAATACAAAGCTTCCAAAGTTTATGAGATTTGGTTGGTTTGGAGCCTATGGTGAAGGTTGGGCGCATTATTGTGAAACTTTAGGTCCGGAATTCGGATTGTACACAGATCCTTACCAAAAAATGGGGTATTTGAGCGATCAAATGCTTCGTGCCGTTCGTTTGGTTGTCGACACCGGAATCCATACCGGAAAAATGACAAGAGAAGATGCTATTACTTATTTTTTAAACAATATTGCTTACGATGAAGCAGGAGCAACTGCAGAAGTTGAACGATATATGGCTATGCCAGGACAAGCTCTAGGCTATAAAATTGGATCTTTAAGAATCAGAGAATTGAGAGAAAAATATCAGAAAGAATTGGAGAATAAATTCAATTTGGCAAAATTCCATGATGAAATCTTAAGCCAAGGCTGTCTGCCTTTGGATGTTTTGAATAGGAAAATGGAGCTTTGGGCGAAGAAGCAGAAGTAA